One genomic segment of Pirellulales bacterium includes these proteins:
- a CDS encoding PEP-CTERM sorting domain-containing protein, which translates to MLNFTNSSSSPTTGYLVGATIPTQTLSISNSGTSTGNYTLGTVPSWMSITDNNAGSVGASGTSTLTAGVTATTAGMYTGTFRINDTTSGNSGTDGNLQVSVNADIGNVSTANIDTTGGTGYTGGTRPTGTFGGMVMSSPNMTAGTYAGLSSNTGATPVNNPTGTVGANPGIEGTTATILLWNDTQTSSSPSMTWRARLSTEVPANDSSNNSVYGVSFPNGPSYTAGNSASNQRLLSDVVNLYGMGNGTNGAGTNQTQPTGFSLLNTTTVDPFVFQMSYNPETMFNEGATKADMATRGNLFLASLVNTGWENTILANVASPNGTYSTTSASYTHTGSPQPLNVGIYAAASMGGASTAFNTPYEGTFAAWEAGPALTAYNTATNSTLTSTTFETDLANGTIPIGDFLGAWGVDTTGYDAWAVVNHNSEFAVVPEPSTIVLAGFGLLGGFFALRRRKNSAAA; encoded by the coding sequence GTGCTGAATTTCACCAATTCGTCCTCGTCGCCTACGACTGGCTATCTCGTCGGAGCGACCATTCCGACGCAGACACTGAGTATCTCCAACAGCGGAACCTCTACCGGTAATTACACCCTTGGCACCGTGCCGAGCTGGATGTCGATCACCGATAACAACGCCGGCTCGGTCGGCGCCAGCGGCACCTCGACCCTCACCGCAGGTGTCACCGCCACCACCGCCGGCATGTATACCGGCACGTTCCGGATCAACGACACCACCTCCGGCAACTCCGGCACCGATGGCAACTTGCAAGTGAGCGTCAACGCCGACATCGGGAACGTCAGCACTGCCAACATTGACACCACCGGCGGCACCGGCTACACCGGCGGCACGCGCCCCACGGGCACGTTCGGCGGCATGGTCATGTCGTCGCCCAACATGACCGCCGGCACCTACGCCGGACTGTCGTCGAACACCGGCGCCACGCCAGTCAACAACCCGACCGGCACCGTTGGTGCCAACCCCGGTATCGAAGGCACCACCGCCACGATCCTCTTGTGGAACGACACGCAAACCAGCTCGAGCCCGAGCATGACGTGGCGCGCACGGCTTTCGACCGAAGTGCCGGCCAACGACAGCTCCAACAACAGCGTCTACGGCGTGTCGTTTCCCAATGGTCCGAGCTACACGGCCGGCAACTCCGCGTCCAACCAACGCTTGCTCAGCGACGTGGTCAACCTCTACGGCATGGGCAACGGTACGAACGGCGCCGGCACGAACCAGACTCAGCCCACCGGTTTCAGCCTTCTAAACACCACCACGGTCGATCCCTTCGTGTTCCAGATGTCGTACAATCCGGAAACAATGTTCAACGAAGGCGCGACGAAGGCCGACATGGCTACCCGAGGAAACTTGTTCTTGGCTTCGCTGGTCAACACCGGCTGGGAGAACACGATTCTCGCGAACGTGGCGAGCCCCAATGGCACCTACTCGACGACCAGCGCGAGCTACACCCACACGGGAAGCCCGCAGCCGCTCAACGTCGGCATCTACGCCGCTGCGTCGATGGGCGGGGCCTCCACCGCGTTCAATACGCCCTACGAGGGAACGTTCGCGGCGTGGGAGGCCGGCCCGGCCTTGACGGCCTACAACACAGCGACCAATTCGACCCTTACGTCTACCACGTTCGAGACCGATCTCGCCAACGGCACGATTCCAATCGGCGATTTTCTCGGCGCCTGGGGTGTCGACACGACGGGCTACGACGCTTGGGCTGTGGTCAACCACAACAGCGAATTCGCCGTGGTGCCCGAGCCATCGACGATCGTGTTGGCCGGCTTCGGCCTGCTCGGCGGCTTCTTTGCCCTGCGACGCCGCAAGAACTCCGCAGCCGCCTAA
- the groES gene encoding co-chaperone GroES, giving the protein MKNAKLRPLDDRVVVEPVEAEQVTAGGIVLPDTAKEKPQRGTVVSVGPGKLLENGNRGELSVSVGDVVIYGKYSGTDIELNGDDVKILRETDILAKVIA; this is encoded by the coding sequence ATGAAAAATGCAAAGCTGCGTCCGCTGGATGATCGCGTCGTCGTCGAACCTGTCGAAGCCGAGCAAGTCACCGCCGGAGGCATCGTGCTCCCCGACACCGCCAAAGAAAAGCCGCAACGCGGCACCGTCGTGTCGGTCGGCCCGGGCAAGCTTTTGGAAAACGGCAATCGCGGCGAACTGTCGGTCTCCGTCGGCGATGTGGTGATCTACGGCAAGTATTCCGGCACCGACATCGAATTGAACGGCGACGACGTGAAAATCCTCCGCGAGACCGATATCCTCGCGAAAGTGATCGCGTAG
- a CDS encoding PEP-CTERM sorting domain-containing protein translates to MFKRCLIRSVPVALVLSVGFWTSASHADTIIGGVINWTATDPLYIASTLYPTEAQYLSAAATAGYASDPGAWVAPAGQTYTGTLNLTNNAVIIQADNSTDAVAAYQNVLNMVESGYNGGEWTGTGITSSYAAADVAAHYPVTGIGLEINDGPSGHIPFDVQYATYDGVTLNTNSLIMTYTYQGDVNLQGSVSSDDINSTLSGYDDSRSGWANGDVAYGPSTTSDDINAVLTAFGRQGTDPDRPEVPTYTYPTEGGAQPAFAPVGVPEPSTGIMWLLGVVAAAGASFVRRRKIVGKKETLLQGCC, encoded by the coding sequence ATGTTTAAGCGTTGCCTCATCCGGAGCGTCCCGGTTGCACTCGTGTTGAGCGTCGGCTTTTGGACGAGCGCCAGCCATGCAGACACGATCATCGGCGGCGTGATCAATTGGACGGCGACCGACCCGCTTTACATAGCAAGCACCCTATATCCGACTGAGGCGCAATACTTGTCGGCTGCCGCGACTGCGGGCTACGCAAGCGACCCAGGTGCCTGGGTGGCACCGGCTGGCCAAACGTATACCGGAACTCTAAATCTCACCAACAACGCGGTGATCATACAGGCAGACAACTCGACGGACGCAGTCGCAGCGTACCAGAATGTTTTGAACATGGTTGAATCGGGATACAATGGCGGCGAGTGGACCGGCACGGGGATTACGAGCAGCTACGCCGCAGCCGACGTCGCCGCTCACTATCCGGTCACCGGCATCGGACTCGAGATCAACGATGGCCCAAGCGGGCATATTCCCTTCGACGTGCAGTATGCGACGTACGACGGGGTGACGTTGAACACTAACTCATTAATTATGACATACACGTACCAGGGCGACGTTAACCTGCAAGGTTCGGTCAGCTCCGACGATATCAACTCAACGTTATCCGGCTACGACGACTCCCGTAGCGGGTGGGCGAACGGTGACGTCGCGTACGGTCCTTCAACGACCTCGGACGACATCAACGCGGTACTGACCGCTTTTGGCCGGCAGGGAACGGATCCGGATCGGCCGGAGGTTCCGACGTACACATACCCGACCGAAGGTGGCGCGCAACCCGCGTTCGCCCCGGTCGGTGTTCCCGAGCCAAGCACCGGAATCATGTGGTTGCTTGGAGTGGTTGCCGCAGCCGGAGCTTCGTTCGTGCGACGACGGAAGATTGTCGGAAAAAAGGAAACCTTGTTACAGGGTTGCTGCTAA
- the groL gene encoding chaperonin GroEL (60 kDa chaperone family; promotes refolding of misfolded polypeptides especially under stressful conditions; forms two stacked rings of heptamers to form a barrel-shaped 14mer; ends can be capped by GroES; misfolded proteins enter the barrel where they are refolded when GroES binds) codes for MAKQLLFQDQARARMLKGVEKLAHAVAVTMGPTGRNVIISKSFGGPTVTKDGVTVSKEVELEDRFENMGAKLVNEVASKTSDVAGDGTTTATVLARAIFKEGTRNIAAGSNPMAVRRGIDKAVEAALEQLKKLGRPVQNPQEVAQVGAISANNDMTIGKLLAEALEKVGKDGVITVEEGKSMETTVKFVDGMQFDKGFISPYFINRPAEMDCEVDDAYILIYEKKLSNLREMVPVLEAVARVGKPLLIIAEDVDGEALTALVVNKLRGVLNVCAVKAPGFGDRRKAMLGDIAVLTAGTLISEDLGLKLENLTLEHLGRAKKITVDRNNTTIVQGAGKTADIQNRIQQLRNQIEQTESQYDKEKYQERLAKMTGGVAIISVGAGTESDMKQKKARVEDALHATRAAVEEGILPGGGVALLRCKAAVEAVRNSAKGDEKIGVDIVLHSLDAPIRQIADNCGIDGSVVADEVGQKSGNIGFDANTQHYVDMLKAGIIDPVKVVRAALTNAASIAGLMLTTEALVTTFDKDDKEKNRVEGSVR; via the coding sequence GTGGCAAAACAATTGCTTTTTCAAGATCAAGCTCGGGCCCGCATGCTCAAAGGGGTCGAGAAACTGGCCCATGCCGTAGCGGTGACGATGGGCCCCACCGGCCGGAACGTGATCATTTCGAAATCGTTCGGCGGGCCGACTGTGACCAAAGACGGCGTTACGGTTTCGAAGGAAGTCGAGCTCGAAGACCGTTTTGAAAACATGGGCGCCAAGCTGGTCAATGAAGTGGCCAGCAAAACGTCCGACGTCGCCGGCGACGGCACCACGACCGCCACCGTGCTCGCTCGAGCGATTTTCAAGGAAGGCACGCGCAATATCGCTGCCGGCAGCAATCCGATGGCCGTCCGCCGCGGAATCGATAAGGCCGTCGAAGCGGCTCTGGAGCAACTGAAAAAGCTGGGCCGCCCGGTGCAGAATCCGCAAGAAGTCGCCCAGGTCGGTGCGATCAGCGCCAACAACGACATGACGATCGGCAAACTGCTGGCCGAGGCGCTCGAGAAGGTCGGCAAAGACGGCGTGATCACCGTCGAAGAAGGCAAGTCGATGGAGACCACGGTCAAGTTCGTCGACGGCATGCAATTCGACAAGGGCTTCATCTCGCCGTATTTCATCAATCGCCCGGCCGAGATGGATTGCGAGGTGGACGATGCCTATATCCTGATTTACGAAAAGAAGCTGTCGAACCTGCGCGAAATGGTGCCGGTGCTGGAAGCCGTCGCGCGGGTCGGCAAGCCGCTGTTGATCATCGCCGAAGATGTCGACGGCGAAGCGCTGACCGCTCTGGTGGTCAACAAGCTTCGCGGCGTGCTGAACGTTTGTGCCGTGAAAGCCCCTGGATTCGGCGACCGACGCAAGGCGATGTTGGGCGATATCGCCGTGCTGACGGCGGGCACGCTCATCAGCGAAGACCTCGGTTTGAAGCTGGAAAACCTGACACTCGAACATCTCGGACGGGCGAAGAAAATCACCGTCGATCGCAACAACACGACGATCGTGCAGGGCGCCGGCAAGACGGCCGACATTCAGAATCGCATCCAGCAATTGCGAAATCAGATCGAGCAGACCGAAAGCCAATACGACAAGGAAAAGTATCAGGAACGGCTGGCCAAAATGACCGGCGGAGTGGCGATCATTTCGGTCGGAGCCGGAACCGAGAGCGATATGAAGCAGAAGAAGGCTCGTGTCGAAGACGCTTTGCACGCTACCCGCGCCGCGGTGGAAGAAGGCATTTTGCCCGGTGGCGGCGTGGCCCTGCTGCGATGCAAGGCGGCTGTCGAAGCGGTCCGGAATTCGGCCAAGGGCGATGAGAAAATCGGCGTCGACATCGTGCTCCATTCGCTCGACGCCCCGATTCGCCAGATCGCCGACAACTGCGGCATCGACGGCTCGGTCGTGGCCGATGAAGTAGGCCAGAAATCGGGCAACATAGGCTTCGACGCCAACACGCAGCACTATGTCGACATGCTCAAAGCCGGAATCATCGACCCGGTGAAGGTCGTCCGCGCCGCGCTCACCAATGCCGCCAGCATCGCCGGACTGATGCTGACGACCGAAGCGCTCGTGACCACATTCGACAAGGACGACAAGGAAAAGAACCGCGTCGAGGGAAGTGTCCGGTAA
- the grpE gene encoding nucleotide exchange factor GrpE: MNSNDQDFDADDETSRTAADTAQSGNHESSAANKSQDAGSQDIDSLQIKAAELQDRLLRTQAELENYRKRSRRELDEQRRYAEIDLIRDLLPLLDNVDRAISAAEKQADANLLLSGLKMMRQQLNEVFQKHHAKVISAAGEPFDPSRHEAVMQQPSEEHPEHTVVGVARQGLTLHDRVVRPAQVIVSKKPH, from the coding sequence ATGAATTCCAACGATCAAGATTTCGATGCCGACGACGAAACCAGTCGAACCGCGGCAGACACGGCGCAATCCGGCAACCACGAATCGTCGGCCGCCAACAAATCGCAGGATGCCGGGTCGCAGGATATCGATTCTCTGCAAATCAAGGCCGCCGAGTTGCAAGACCGCCTGTTGCGAACGCAAGCAGAGTTGGAAAACTATCGCAAGCGTTCGCGCCGCGAACTCGACGAGCAGCGGCGTTATGCTGAAATCGATTTGATCCGCGATCTCTTGCCCCTGCTAGACAATGTCGATCGCGCGATCTCCGCCGCGGAAAAGCAAGCGGATGCCAACTTGCTGTTGTCGGGCTTGAAAATGATGCGGCAGCAATTGAATGAGGTGTTCCAAAAGCATCATGCGAAAGTGATTTCCGCTGCAGGAGAACCCTTCGACCCCAGCCGGCACGAGGCCGTGATGCAGCAGCCGAGCGAAGAACATCCGGAGCACACCGTGGTCGGCGTCGCCCGCCAGGGACTGACCCTGCACGACCGCGTCGTGCGGCCGGCACAAGTGATCGTTTCGAAAAAACCGCACTGA
- the dnaJ gene encoding molecular chaperone DnaJ — protein MSAKRDYYEVLGVARQASSKEVADAYRKLAIKFHPDKNPGDDEAIAKFKEAAEAFEVLHDGDKRARYDRYGHAGVEAGGGAHQFTDINEIFESFGDVFGEGLFGDLFGSSRRGGRRRARKGADVGCEVRLDLLQAAKGITREIEFERHEKCTPCDGSGAKPGSRPQTCTYCGGRGQVVQSTGIFRVQTTCPACRGAGQVVKDPCPKCRGAGMLPRRVKRDVIIPAGVDNQMRIRLTGEGEPSPDGGPPGDCYCVIQIDEHPLFQRDGQDLIVRLPISYSQAALGATVEVPSLDGRDPLELPRGTQSGDVFRLRGKGMPDPRRRGKGDLLVEVLVEVPKSLSTKQEELLRQLATEEHTHVTPQRKKFFEKLKEYFVPAEEAAPDQN, from the coding sequence ATGTCAGCTAAGCGCGATTACTACGAGGTTCTTGGGGTCGCCCGGCAAGCGAGCTCCAAAGAGGTCGCCGACGCATATCGCAAGCTGGCGATCAAATTCCATCCCGACAAGAACCCGGGAGACGACGAGGCGATCGCCAAATTCAAGGAGGCGGCCGAGGCCTTCGAGGTCCTTCACGACGGCGACAAGCGGGCTCGCTACGATCGCTATGGCCATGCCGGCGTCGAAGCCGGAGGCGGAGCCCATCAGTTCACCGATATCAACGAGATCTTCGAATCGTTTGGCGATGTCTTTGGCGAAGGCCTGTTCGGCGATCTTTTCGGCAGCTCGCGGCGCGGCGGAAGGCGGCGAGCCCGCAAAGGGGCCGATGTGGGCTGCGAAGTGCGGCTCGACCTGCTCCAAGCCGCAAAGGGCATCACCCGCGAAATCGAATTCGAGCGGCATGAGAAATGTACCCCCTGCGACGGCAGCGGCGCCAAGCCCGGCAGCCGGCCGCAAACCTGCACGTATTGCGGCGGCCGCGGCCAGGTGGTGCAATCGACCGGGATTTTCCGCGTGCAAACCACATGTCCCGCCTGCCGCGGCGCAGGCCAAGTCGTGAAAGATCCATGCCCGAAATGCAGAGGCGCCGGAATGCTGCCGCGGCGAGTGAAGCGCGATGTGATTATTCCCGCCGGTGTCGATAATCAGATGCGCATCCGGCTCACCGGCGAAGGAGAGCCGAGCCCCGATGGCGGCCCGCCGGGCGATTGCTACTGCGTCATTCAAATCGATGAGCATCCCCTGTTCCAACGCGATGGCCAGGATTTGATCGTCCGGCTCCCGATCAGCTACAGCCAAGCGGCGCTCGGAGCGACGGTCGAGGTGCCCTCGCTCGATGGCCGCGATCCGCTCGAGCTGCCGCGCGGAACGCAATCGGGCGACGTGTTTCGGCTCCGCGGAAAAGGAATGCCCGACCCGCGCCGCCGCGGCAAGGGCGATCTACTGGTCGAAGTGCTCGTCGAGGTGCCAAAATCGCTGAGCACAAAGCAAGAAGAATTGCTGCGCCAACTCGCCACGGAGGAACACACCCATGTCACCCCGCAACGGAAAAAATTCTTCGAAAAACTGAAGGAATACTTCGTGCCCGCGGAAGAAGCGGCGCCCGATCAGAATTAA
- the tpx gene encoding thiol peroxidase, with amino-acid sequence MARSGAVTFKGAPMTLVGEPVQVGRPAPDFTLHYFEGGLKTLQLADLKGKPTLLSIVPSLDTGVCQIQTKKFNTALAAMGDKINAVTVSLDLPFAQNRFCGAENIKSLRMASDYQDRNFGRSWGLLIDELKLLARSIYVLDKDGNVVYGELVKEVTQEPNYDAAVAALMKAA; translated from the coding sequence ATGGCACGTTCTGGCGCAGTGACGTTCAAAGGCGCTCCGATGACGCTCGTCGGCGAACCGGTTCAGGTCGGTCGGCCCGCCCCCGATTTCACGCTCCATTATTTCGAAGGCGGACTGAAAACCCTCCAACTCGCCGACCTCAAGGGAAAGCCGACGCTGCTCAGCATCGTTCCTTCGCTCGACACGGGCGTTTGTCAGATTCAGACCAAGAAATTCAACACAGCCCTGGCCGCGATGGGCGACAAGATCAATGCCGTCACGGTGAGTCTCGATCTGCCGTTCGCGCAAAATCGTTTTTGCGGCGCGGAGAATATCAAATCGCTGCGTATGGCCAGCGATTATCAAGACCGCAATTTCGGCCGATCTTGGGGCCTTCTGATCGACGAATTGAAGCTGCTCGCCCGCAGCATCTACGTGCTCGATAAAGATGGCAACGTCGTTTACGGCGAGTTGGTGAAAGAAGTCACGCAAGAGCCGAACTACGACGCGGCGGTAGCGGCGCTGATGAAGGCGGCTTAG
- a CDS encoding thioesterase family protein — translation MPDPVILAGFPVVVSLPVQWGEQDMFGHVNNVVYFRWFESARIAYLDRVGLSELMERERIGPILAAISCSYRRQLTFPDTVDVGSRITRIGRTSLTMTHALHSRAQAALVAEGESTIVVFDYRAQKPFPVPAEIREAVASLQTEG, via the coding sequence ATGCCCGACCCCGTGATCTTGGCCGGTTTCCCCGTCGTCGTCTCGCTGCCCGTGCAGTGGGGCGAGCAAGACATGTTCGGCCATGTGAACAACGTCGTCTATTTCCGCTGGTTCGAATCGGCGCGGATCGCCTATCTCGATCGCGTCGGCCTGTCGGAGCTGATGGAGCGCGAGCGGATCGGGCCGATTCTCGCGGCAATTTCCTGCAGTTATCGCCGCCAGCTTACGTTTCCCGACACGGTCGACGTCGGCTCGCGGATCACGCGCATCGGCCGCACCAGCCTGACGATGACCCACGCGCTGCACAGCCGCGCTCAAGCGGCGCTCGTGGCCGAAGGCGAATCGACAATCGTCGTCTTCGACTACCGCGCGCAAAAACCGTTTCCGGTCCCCGCAGAAATCCGCGAAGCGGTGGCAAGCCTACAGACTGAAGGCTGA
- the groL gene encoding chaperonin GroEL (60 kDa chaperone family; promotes refolding of misfolded polypeptides especially under stressful conditions; forms two stacked rings of heptamers to form a barrel-shaped 14mer; ends can be capped by GroES; misfolded proteins enter the barrel where they are refolded when GroES binds) has product MAKQIVFDDEARQPLMAGVSKLAQAVRSTLGPRGRNAVLDKGWGSPKVTKDGVTVAEDIELDDAFENLGAQLVKEAASKTNDVAGDGTTTATVLAEAIFKEGLKRISAGIDPMALSRGIAKATAAVSEAIGKSATPIDEKNKREIMQVATIAGNNDPSIGSVLAEAFLKVGKDGVITVEEGKHSDTTVEVVEGMQFDRGFLSPHFVTNQDEQTVELENCQILIYEEKISSAKNLVPLLEAVSKSGKPLLIIAEDVEGEALATLVVNKMRGILSVCAVKAPGYGDRRKAILGDIASVTGGTAIFKDLGIPLDSVKLSDLGRAKKIIVTSEETTVVSGGGKKDAIDGRVAQIRREIDATDSDYDREKLQERLAKLAGGVAQINCGAATETEMKERKALLEDAKAATQAALEEGIVPGGGVALIRAEKALDKVETKGDEKHGVDIVRHVLDYPLRAIAENAGHDGAVVVNRVRQMKGKNDGYDADKDSYCDLVAAGIIDPAKVVRVALQNAASVASLLLTTESLVTEIPSEEKDSDHDAHDHGMGGGMGGMGGMGGMGGGMGGMGGMGMM; this is encoded by the coding sequence GTGGCAAAGCAAATCGTGTTTGATGATGAAGCCCGGCAGCCGCTCATGGCCGGGGTTTCAAAGTTGGCTCAGGCCGTCCGCAGCACGCTTGGCCCACGCGGCCGAAACGCCGTGCTCGACAAGGGCTGGGGGTCGCCGAAGGTGACCAAAGACGGCGTTACGGTGGCGGAAGACATCGAACTGGACGACGCATTCGAGAATCTCGGCGCCCAGTTGGTGAAAGAAGCCGCCAGCAAGACCAACGACGTCGCCGGCGATGGCACCACGACCGCCACCGTTCTGGCCGAAGCGATTTTCAAGGAAGGCCTCAAGCGTATCTCCGCCGGCATCGATCCGATGGCCCTTTCTCGCGGCATTGCCAAGGCAACTGCGGCCGTATCCGAGGCGATCGGCAAGTCGGCCACGCCAATCGATGAAAAGAACAAGAGAGAAATCATGCAGGTCGCCACGATCGCCGGAAACAACGATCCGTCGATCGGCAGCGTTCTCGCCGAAGCATTTCTCAAGGTCGGCAAAGACGGCGTGATCACGGTCGAGGAAGGAAAGCATTCGGATACCACCGTCGAAGTCGTCGAAGGCATGCAGTTCGACCGCGGATTCCTGTCCCCGCACTTCGTCACCAATCAAGACGAGCAAACGGTCGAACTGGAAAACTGCCAGATTCTGATCTACGAAGAAAAAATCTCCAGCGCCAAGAACTTGGTGCCGCTGTTGGAAGCGGTCAGCAAGTCGGGCAAGCCGCTGTTGATCATCGCCGAGGATGTCGAAGGCGAAGCCCTCGCGACCCTGGTGGTTAACAAGATGCGCGGCATCTTGAGCGTTTGTGCCGTGAAGGCGCCGGGCTACGGCGACCGCCGCAAGGCGATCTTGGGCGATATCGCCAGCGTCACCGGCGGAACCGCGATTTTCAAGGACCTCGGAATCCCATTGGATTCGGTGAAACTAAGCGATTTGGGCCGGGCCAAGAAGATTATCGTCACTAGCGAAGAGACGACCGTCGTTAGCGGCGGCGGCAAGAAAGATGCGATCGACGGCCGAGTGGCCCAAATTCGCCGTGAAATCGACGCCACCGACAGCGACTACGATCGCGAAAAGCTGCAAGAACGGCTCGCCAAGCTGGCCGGCGGCGTGGCCCAAATCAATTGCGGAGCGGCCACGGAAACCGAAATGAAGGAGCGCAAGGCCCTTTTGGAAGATGCCAAGGCCGCCACGCAAGCGGCGCTCGAAGAGGGCATCGTCCCCGGCGGCGGCGTGGCCCTGATCCGCGCCGAAAAGGCGTTGGATAAGGTCGAAACCAAGGGAGATGAAAAACATGGCGTCGATATCGTTCGCCATGTGCTCGACTATCCGCTCCGCGCGATCGCCGAAAACGCCGGGCACGACGGCGCGGTCGTCGTCAATCGCGTGCGGCAGATGAAAGGCAAAAACGACGGCTACGACGCCGACAAGGATTCCTATTGCGACTTGGTTGCCGCAGGAATCATCGATCCGGCAAAAGTCGTCCGCGTCGCTCTGCAAAACGCGGCCAGCGTCGCGTCGCTGCTGCTCACCACTGAATCTCTCGTGACCGAAATCCCCTCGGAAGAGAAGGATTCCGATCACGACGCCCATGATCATGGCATGGGCGGTGGCATGGGCGGCATGGGTGGCATGGGCGGCATGGGCGGCGGCATGGGTGGCATGGGCGGCATGGGAATGATGTAA
- a CDS encoding STAS domain-containing protein, translating to MQASSSGLSFEVDRGPDWVFVRVNPPEAAAVDAPQLAEAVWALLEQTFVYRVVLELDRIQLLRSYMVGQLILLSKRIHTHGGVLRICGLSSTNEEVLRCCQLAGQLPNYRDRGDAVMCSRPKPR from the coding sequence ATGCAAGCTTCGTCGAGTGGGTTGAGCTTCGAAGTGGATCGTGGACCGGATTGGGTTTTTGTGCGCGTGAATCCGCCCGAAGCAGCGGCGGTCGACGCACCGCAATTGGCCGAGGCCGTTTGGGCGCTGTTGGAGCAGACGTTCGTGTATCGCGTCGTGCTCGAATTGGATCGCATCCAATTGTTGCGGAGCTATATGGTCGGGCAATTGATTCTGCTGTCCAAGCGGATTCACACGCATGGCGGAGTGCTGCGCATCTGCGGGCTGTCGAGCACGAATGAAGAAGTGCTGCGCTGCTGCCAACTCGCCGGCCAATTGCCGAACTATCGCGATCGGGGCGACGCCGTGATGTGCTCGCGGCCGAAGCCGAGGTAG
- a CDS encoding GNAT family N-acetyltransferase, with protein MMEPPQPHPPHVPPPLIRPARETDVAHLLAMIRELADYERLLDAVVATEAGLRQALFGEPRSAEALLAEFDGEPAGFALYFQTFSTFVGRPGLWLEDLFVRPAFRRHGIGRALFDRLAAIAVERGYGRMEWTVLDWNASAIDFYRRLGAVPLSDWTTFRLVVNG; from the coding sequence ATGATGGAGCCGCCGCAGCCGCACCCGCCGCATGTGCCGCCGCCCCTGATTCGCCCTGCCCGCGAAACGGACGTGGCCCATTTGCTGGCGATGATCCGCGAGCTGGCCGACTACGAACGCCTGCTCGATGCGGTGGTGGCGACCGAGGCCGGCCTGCGGCAGGCGCTATTCGGCGAGCCGCGCTCGGCCGAGGCGCTTTTGGCCGAATTCGATGGCGAGCCGGCCGGTTTCGCCCTTTATTTTCAGACGTTTTCCACGTTCGTCGGCCGGCCCGGCCTGTGGCTCGAAGATCTCTTCGTTCGGCCGGCCTTCCGGCGGCACGGCATTGGCCGGGCACTCTTCGACCGCCTGGCCGCCATCGCCGTCGAACGCGGCTACGGACGGATGGAATGGACCGTGCTCGATTGGAACGCTTCGGCGATCGATTTTTATCGCCGCCTCGGGGCCGTGCCGCTGAGCGACTGGACCACGTTTAGGCTGGTCGTTAACGGTTAG